AACTTCTGCAGCAGGGATTACAACAAATCAAATTATGGATGCTGCCGATTGGAAGTCTGAATCTATTTTTGAGAGGTTTTATTACAAACCAACTAGTAGCAATCAGATGGGACAAGCAGTGTTGTCTACATCTTCTTCAGATTCTCTACAAATATCACGTTGATATGTGATCCGAGCATTCCAAAATGTAATTACctgaatggctcagatcacagaATGATTGCCAGCTATTCTGGATTACATGAGGAATGTGAGGTGAACATATCAACGTCCCATCCATCCCTTACCCGTTGATATGATCAACCGTATCATTTAGGAGCAGAGCCTCATACACTGACAGGAGCAGAGTCTCCTTTGTTACTAGCATTACTCCAATCAGCAAATCCACTTTAGCTATAAAAATGGCCAATTGGTGTGAGCACGTGGCAGTACTTATATGACAGTTGTGGTGATGTCACTTCCGTTTTTATTGATCCTACGAAAACTTGCTGAAATAAGGAAAACTAGGCCAAACATGTTGATATGTTCACCCCACATTCCTCATGTAATCCAGAATAGCTGGTAATCACtctgtgatctgagccattcagGTAAATGTTAatgaaatttttgccattataaAAAAACAATAGACATTATGAAATATCAGGGttagctctatgctttctaataCATAACTTCAGTGAAAAACAACTGATCCTTGAAAATAAAACTGCAAAAATCCTGAAATAAAATTTGCAGATCCACGAAAATACATACCTCGAAATTTGTACCTATATGGTAAGAGTTTATGACACTTGTGGTGGTGAGGTCTCAACAGCTCTTGGCAAACATATAGTTTTAAGGATTTAAAATACACTGATTAACCAACTCAGTGGTGGATTCAGGGGAGGGGCCGTAAgcatgtgcccccccccccccaaagaAAATGTTATACAAGATTgggatagtctaatagaacaatcaccacaCAAACAACTATTGAGAATCCTCCATAGTTGCTGAATATGAAAACTAAAatctgcagcactatcccatgTGCACACCTACTACCCTGGTGCCCCCCCACAACtttccaaaccctggatctACCCCTGTGTTACTTTTTTCATAAATAAACTTCCTGAATTTTTTCATACAGTACCACaagtatggaaaatacagcacactttggCACTGAATCCTCCACATGCAGAGTACAGTAGTATGATGGCACAGTACAAGTAGTTTAACTTACTTAAAGGGACTTAATCCACCAAGCTTTGAAAAATGTGAGTATCGGAATGCATTGATCTTTTCATTAGTCGTAGATCCTTGAAAGAACAGCTAGGGAGAAAAAAGTAAGAATAACACACCCACAAGTAAGAAGAGAATGGTCACATGTCATCAAacatcttgtgatctcaaagaGGCATTCCACACAGACACCTCAGTATCGATATAAAGTATTCAGTTATAAAGATAGCTATGACATGTGACCAATCTCCTCTGCCCTGAGTTAAATGCAGAATAAAAATGTTAAACTATGCCATCAATCAAAAACGTATTTTTTATCCCAATACAATCAAGTAATTTTTATTCACTTGCTAGTTGTAAAAGCTCACTGAGCAGTTGCGTGTGAgtatgtgcgtgtgcgtgtgtgtgtgtgtaaatctCCTAAACAAAAGTGATTCTGACTGCATGACTGACAGCACTGTACATTTATAGTACAAGCAAAATACCTGTATGATTTGTGACAAGAACAACAGGTACACCCAGAATGAATGGAGTGCACAGTTGACAAATATCCACATCACCCATGGTTGACACCGCATGTACGCAATCCCCCTTGAGAAGAAGTTCCCTTCAGGTCGTGGACAAAACTTGTATGTATCTGCAATTGGCAAGCATAAAATACACAAATTGTGAGAACATAATTTTAATTACAAAAGCAAGTAGATCCTACAAGTCCACTAGCTCCCCTAGTGTACAGCAAGTAATAAACCATTAACACATCCACACTCTACAGTACAATATTACACACTATGTTTATGACTAGACTGAGCCTATACACACAGAGATATATTAGACAGACTATCATACTTACAGTTCAGATTAGCAATAACTGCCCAATTTAAAATTACTAGAAGTGTTAAGAGATATCCTAAGAAAGCCTTGTGGTTCCGATAACCTATTAAGGAAATGATGATCATGACTTAATGCAGTACATTGTTCTttaagtgtgtgtagtgtgtgtagtgtgtgtgtgtgtgtgcgtgtgtgtgtgtgtgtgtgtactgcatgcgtgtgtgcatggggatgtatatacaaacatacatacatgattgtGTGTATGGACTGAATGTGTTTCCCTGAATAAAATGCTGGTTGCTTGAACAGTGCTGCACTGGCAACAGTTCACAtattgcatgcatatatgcaaaTTTTTGTAAGGAATTATAATGAACATCACCCACAGCCTGTTCTTACCTATACAATTATAAGTCCATGGACAATGGTGATCATATTTTGCAACACAGCGATTACATGCTGGACAATGCTTTGATCTGATTGGACGTCTTATCTAAGCAACGTACTATCATATTGAATTATAGTATCACATTAATGTCACTTACCAAACAAGTAGAGCAGAAGCCTGATTGTTGGAAGTGACCCAGTTCACACAGCTCAACTATTTTCTACAACAGACATCAATAAAGAATGGATGAATTTTTAATATGACTAATGTCCAATGCGAGTCTTATATCATGATTTATGTAGCCAGGAGGCCTAAGTGCTGCAAGGAGCATCTGTGGCCTTCTGACAAGTGACAAATACTCACTCGTTTGGCAGTGACAAGGTCAGGGTTGAGAGGGACATATCCTGGATCTCGTTTCATTGTATTATACAAACACAATCCCATTATAGCCAGTAGTACGTACACTAACCAGCCTCTCTGTACAATTCCAGCTAGTTTATGTTAAGGCTACCAACCCAACATTATTTAGTATGAGTAATGTACGCTGTTTATAAACACAAACAAGTTTATGATTTGCAGTGgtccacacatgcacatactggtacatacagtgtatacagaCAAAGCAAAAAGATACTCGGAATTAACCAGCCTGCAGTGGTAACATAAATCCACAACTTAGTACCTACTACAAGTCCAACTGGAATAGGATTAGCTGCTAGCACTGCATGAGCTGAGATATAAACCCTACACACAAACAGACATCACCATTCAATGCATACTTTACATATGGCTTATATGCAATACAACATTGTACAAATAATGTGATTATATATACACATTTATAGTAACTGCTACTATACCACGGGAGtcagaaattttaaaaagttgAATACAGAAAAAAATCCCTGACTAGGTGGTGACTCAATCCTCCAACAACATGTAGTGTATAAAGGCCAGTATATCTGATGTATCCTCTTGAACACTGGAACTTTCCTTAGCTCATAACTTATAACTACATGCCTACCCAACGAATGCACAGGCAGTCGTACAATAGTACAGATACACAAAATTATATAGTGAATTAAATTCAGTTGATTGCTACATGTGTTATATTGATCAGTACCTTATTATTATTTGTAAAATGGCACCAACAACTGTCATTGCTATGAAATATTCTAACGGAGATGAGCTATAGACACCACAGAGTCCAAACAGCAGTAGGAACACAGTTGGAGTAGAGAAACAAACCCACCAATTAATTCTCTACAAAAAAGTGTACAAGAAATAGCACCGCACACTCCACAGTAcatgagcacacacacacacaccaccacATGCACACGTACGCATGTAACTATGTGTATTACTGTGTACGTACACTTATATTTTGCAAACTTACAGGATTTCTAGTGATATAATCCAATAAATTCTTTGGTCTTGTTTGCTTCTCTGTCTCACTCAACAGTGATATGGCATACTTGTTCTGATTTTCCACTGCTAACATGTATGGTGTTTTGCCCTAGGTAAAATGAAACATACATACCAGCTGGGTACAACGCATATTGCAATACTAGCTGTGCTCAATGCTACATCTCACTATTGACGTTTCCTTCACAACAGCATGTattatatgtacacatgtgaCTAGCCTTGTATTCAATTAGAAAATTTAGCTTGTACATGTGCCAAATACGAACACAAAAATTTGATGATGGAGGCACTTACGTACATCTTTATTCATTAAATGAAGTTTGGCTCCAGATTCAACAAGTGCCTTTACCGATAAGTTATTATTGTTTTGTGCTGCATGATGTAGAGCTGTTGATAAATGAAAGACAGAATAACATATATGGCTGCTCTGCTAGTGTACAGTGGCACACACAAATATGTGTACCTGTGTTTGCTTCATTATCCGCTAAAGAAAGTGAGGCTCCCAAACTAACCAACAGTCTTGTCATATCCAAACTGAAATGCACACACACCATAACATACTACGAGTACCACAAAATAAACTGTTGATTATTACAACTACATGTGCAGTACTACAGTACAAGACATACTTGTAGACTCTACAGGCTGCCCACATCAGAGCAGTTTTTCCACTACCATCTACTTCATCAACACTCTATTACAACAGCAAAATATACTCTGTAATTTCTTACTACTGATGTACAATGAACATACACAGTTTACTAAAGCAGGTGTACGGTACTTGAAAAATTGCTATGGGAATGCATCATCCCTATACAGACCGGGTTATGGGAC
The Dysidea avara chromosome 7, odDysAvar1.4, whole genome shotgun sequence genome window above contains:
- the LOC136262063 gene encoding palmitoyltransferase ZDHHC17-like encodes the protein MATKENKDFTSCNLLEASQYGILQRCIELVEREDVSVVQGDEEGITVLHWAAINNRIPVASYFIQKGADVNAVGGELQGTPLHWATRQGHLPMVVLLMRYRANPYLKDTEGLNCLHVAIQFQLHEIAAYYISRGMSVDEVDGSGKTALMWAACRVYNLDMTRLLVSLGASLSLADNEANTALHHAAQNNNNLSVKALVESGAKLHLMNKDGKTPYMLAVENQNKYAISLLSETEKQTRPKNLLDYITRNPRINWWVCFSTPTVFLLLFGLCGVYSSSPLEYFIAMTVVGAILQIIIRVYISAHAVLAANPIPVGLVVGTKLWIYVTTAGWLIPTGIVQRGWLVYVLLAIMGLCLYNTMKRDPGYVPLNPDLVTAKRKIVELCELGHFQQSGFCSTCLIRRPIRSKHCPACNRCVAKYDHHCPWTYNCIGYRNHKAFLGYLLTLLVILNWAVIANLNYTYKFCPRPEGNFFSRGIAYMRCQPWVMWIFVNCALHSFWVYLLFLSQIIQLFFQGSTTNEKINAFRYSHFSKLGGLSPFNRGVCANCADFFGITCCGASPEEVDWRKTFDVPKKDMTEEPKLPEPTIPLPHYSTIKTNNTTGEVSAYNSDNTSTRDNNTTHEPHVSGKVHTI